The nucleotide sequence TCACTATTTAACGGTTTTGGGGATGCGAATAAATTTCCAATTGCctacaaaaaaaagaagtttcCAATTCCTATATATAATCCGTATCCTCATTCTTTAAGTGGGATGTGGGATaattatgtgcatatatatatatatatgtctacaCTTTTTATACAAAAGTGGTGTCAGTGCTATGTGAATTGTGGGCCTATTAAGTTATAGTAAGTTTTGAATGATGctaattaatttgttattgaCCTTATAGCAATGGAAAGGTTAAAAATACAGCATTGAATTTGAAGTAGGTTTGAATCTGCAGGGCATCTGATTTATGTGGTTGGGAGGAGTTGTAGCCAGTGCATGTAAAAGGAggcaattttcatgaaaaaattattatctcaatagagagagagagagagagaagagaaaaggaCTTACACTGTGAATAACAATAAATGGACAGCAATCCAATCAGCAATGCGATGGATGTACGTGGGCAGCGGAATGAATGGGCAATGAGGTGGATCAGCATTTGGAACAGTAACCACTGTCGAGGGAGGGAGGGTGTTTTTGGGATTGAAGGCTAGCTGCTGCTGTTGTTTCTGATTGCATGGTCAAGTAAGTATGTCCGTGGGCGTGGcagtttttctaatttttcattttttattttttatttttttcaaatagcagagctcatttataatttttattcttcAATCTAATCATTCTTTGGCCTACTAAATATATCCATATGAATTGCACCACATATTGTTGCACGACAATAATGGTAGTTAAAATTCATCATATGTAATAAATAGTTCCAACTTGATCTACATAAGTGGGATATGCTTTCCATATCCCACATATAGTTGTTAAAAACGTTGCTCAGAGCAGTCTCATGAAACAATTCCTATTGGTTTTCAAAGCAATGAGGtgaggagagaggagaggagaggagaggaataTGTATGTGGCTTGGAAAAGAGTAGTAGATCAGTGGTGGTTATGTTTATGTATGTTGGTTTCTATCAACCATTACTGAAGAGGAGGTTATGAGCAACGTATGGATCCCACAGATCAATTCTAATACGCAAATTGATGATATATGTCTAGCATAACTACTAATCTAGCtactttaaattcaaattctttTATATAATTCTGGAGGCATGAGGCAATTACTTGGTTACATTCTCAACTCTGTTCAAAGCCTCACCATTCAGCATGGAAGTGTTATTTTCGTTTTCGCAGAAACTGACATGACCCACAAATTAAACTTAcctttaattaattcattaaaagataaaagtgATGGCCAAACTCCTCTATTTCAATTGCAGGGCATGCATGTGAAGACAAAAGTGtttgtttgaatattaattagTTGGTCAGTGAGTGATGAGTTTTATGTTGCACCGGTGTTGGCTTCTTAATTATTCTGTTGACAGACAGAAACTTCAGAAGTTGATATCAAAACTCAGCTTCTAACTTCTCTTTTATTCATTAAAATCAGCTTTTTTATCAGAGAAAATGTTCTTattctctgtttcttttcctttaatttttcattcttgGTTCTTATGTAAAGTTAAAACTTTTCACGTGACGTGACAATGGATACCTTATTCTATTGTAATGGCTATTATGTAATGTTTTATGGGTATTCGTTAATTAAAACtctcttaaataaaaaatgtttaaatattaacaaaatattaatgaaaaggttacaaaatattaaaaatactccCTGAGTCTGGGTAGGTGGCAGGGATGGATGGAGTCCAATTCtccactcccccccccccccccccccaaactctCCCACATGTATAAGtatggaaatgaaaattttaataaaatagcTTAAGAGAACGAGTATgagtacaaaaacaaaaacaaaaataaaaataaaaattccgaATACAAAACCAAGATTAAGAAATCTTCCTACCCTAGTGAGAACctacctacatatatatatatatatatatagtgctgCCAAATTAAAGACCTCTCATTGACATTCCGATCATCAGTTTAGTAGTATCTCTTATATATGAAAATAGCcaaaattattcatttcatgCCATTCAACCAATGTAGACATTTACAGTAACATTTGAAAGTGCCGCAAAGATTAGACTGCCAACAGCCAAAACATGACAAAGTATCTGGTGGGATTTGAAAGATGCTGCTATTCATTAGAAAAGACTTGTTGTTACATaactttttgaatttaaataaaaataaactcatttgataaattcaattcaatttaaaaagGAGATGAATTCttttagtaatttaatttaGCGTAAGTAAATAATAAAGGGAAGGGACACACTTATTACTAACTGAGTTAATTTCTGCTACAAaccatatataattaaatatataagtttACATGACATATAATCAAGtttctatttcttaatttattcagttatatatatatatgcttgtgtCATCCGATCCTCCTTATAAATTAGTTACTTGTTCATGTAAACAAGTAATTGCAGCAATATTTTTCTTCCAATATATTAATTAAGGTTGTCTGAAACGGAAGAAGACACACAACTTATATAATTTGGGCTTGGTCAAATGATGATAAAGAGACTAGATCTGCAGTATTAATTAGTCTGTTATAATtaagttttaactttttaaataattttttgtatagtTATTATTTTAGGGTtattgagtatatatatatttgcttgcTTATTTACTTGTTACCCGGCCCCATGTCTCATGTATGTATGGTTTTAAGACAAAATTAAAGGTTGGTGGGCAGTGGATCCTAGCCGTCCATGTAGACCGACAGATGAAGGTGGCTGGCGGCGGGCATCTAACGTTGAGAGGAGAGAGGCGTCGTCCGATGGCTGACCAACCGTCTCGCTCTTGCGTGCGCACGAACAGCTTTGCTTTGTCACATACGAGACCAAGTCAAGTGgccactattattattattattattaattaaaacataactCTCTCGATCTGGCTAGTCTCTAACCCcctaattatttgattaatttagcACTGTTACTTgtcattgaaaatttattatttcattacataattaatgattcaatttatttaacacctaaataagtgttatttttaaacaacatatatatagaattcAAAATACCATCATTTAaaatcactatatatatatattttttgtaactcTCTTGTGAATTCTCTGATTTGCCCTTACAGCCATCTATCTGCCCCTGCGTTGGAGTGTTTGGAAACACTCCAGCTGTCTTAGTGCACCCTAGTTGGGGCGGATTGGGTTTGGTGAGATTGCATTAGGTTGATTTGAATGTTGtgtattttgttaataaattttaattaattagaaaacaatGTATGagtcataaatttttatttattttataattttaactcaTCTTGGCTCATGAATTGAGCAAACTAATTAAACTCACATCGACTTAAGAcaaaatctatattaaaaaattattattatattattgtgtgcactttcaaatatttaatattgagTAATGTTATTcatctccaatataaataaacaatattGACGTGACAGTTTATGCGAAAGTATTCAATAGGCATTATAcatctatttaaaaaataaaatctataaaGTATCGTTTTATCTTCtctagataaatatttttacatgcaCTATTATCACATCTCTACTAGAGAcgaataacattattttttgagGCTTAATTAATTGCAACACCATCTTAATTTAACTATTCTTAGGTGggattgttttaattaaaaacaaatcttTTAAAGATagcaatttaattataatttcatAGTTGTagggaaattaaagaaaaaagatggcagTCGGCGGCCGGGATCCGAAACTTACTTACATGGGAAATGCGGCTACATGTCTGGGCTTGACTTTTCAATTGCTTGCTTGTTTCGGTATAATGTTCTTGTTTGTTAGCGATTCCAATCTCGATCGATCACAAAGGACAGCAAAACAACATGGAAACAAATTAAGGGACCGGAGGACATGCAGAGAATTAAAAcacatattaaaatatatatgacaAACAGTTTAAGAGcaattgtttatttttacatgtgggatttatataaattatcaccAGGTCAAAGAAGTattccttttaatttgattggaGTTCAAAGAACTATTCcgattaattaagtaaattattgCGGGTTTTTAAGACCCTTTCTCTTGCTCGTTGTTGCGCATGGAGAAGAGTTGTTTTCTGTGAAAAAGTCagcgtctctctctctctctctctctctctgtttgttTCTCCGGAAACAAGCACCGATTTCAACCAAAAacttgcttatatatgcattttcttggtctttcttttcttgatcattAGTTCCCCTACAATTTAAAGCTTTCAAATCAAAGGGTctattctctttcttcttccaaagtATGTGTAGCTACTTTCAGCATAGAATGGAGAATCATCAAGGTGATTTAACTGACATAGTCCGAGCCGCCGCCTCCGCTGCAGCTGCCGGTGGCGGTTCCCTTTCGATACCCACCACAAACTGGCAGTTTCCGGTCGATCCAATCATTTCTCCTTCCGGGTTGGAAGAATTACTGCCGGAAGATTTTGGCAATCCTTTCTCTAACATGAGAGATCCGATTCTTCAAGGAGTTGATCTAGCAAGCTCAGGCTTACTGAACAATATAAGTTCCGAAGATTCAGAAAGTTTTGGCTGTGGCGGCGGTTTTCTTTCTGAGAAGATTAAGTTGCCTGTCCCGCCGCGGGACATGCCGGTGCCGCCGAGGGGGATTACGGCTTCTCCGGTGCTTCCTAATAGCACGATTGGCAGTAACACGACAAAAACTCGCCTGGTTCAAAGTACTGACTTTCAGATCTCATCTCCGCCAATTACGGGTGCAAAAAGAAGGTgagatttttgtttttagtttatttttctcttttatgcTAAGAAGAAGGTGAGATTTTGTTTGAATTGACCGTGAAAAGGATTATTCTCAGAATGATTTGAACTGATATTATCTTTCAATCTAGTATTTGCAATTAGAATCGCGGAAATGATCAGTTGCCTTCATGGTTAAACCATAAGCATTAATGGTGAATATTATAGGTGTAAATTGAAACAACTTTAGGGTTTTAGGTACAGAGTTTATGTGTAAACTGAAACGAGGAACCACGCATTCTTCGTAAAGCAGGCATATTATTTTGCACCATTGACAAAAATTTGACGAATTCATCAGAAAAATGTAGGAAGTGCTTTGGCTTCTGATTTCGAAATGTGGGCAGGAAGAACCAGGCGAAGAAGGTGGTGTGTGTACCAGCGCCAGCGCCAGCGCCAGCACCAGCACACAACAGGCCAGGTGGAGAAGTGGTTCCATCTGATCTCTGGGCATGGAGAAAGTATGGTCAGAAACCCATCAAAGGTTCTCCCTACCCAAGGTATACTATACAAATTTAATCAAGTGTTCTCATGTACCCATAATTAATTGGATGAAGTTTTATCCATAATTGATCAAACCCCGGCCATTTCATTTGCATGCTGATCATAAGCACTATTATATATTCCACTTAGATTCCAAGCTACAGCCAGTGTTGCCTGCTGCACAGAAGATGGACTAGAAGCCCTGCAGGAATTCTCCACACTGAGTACTCAACCCAACATAGTTTTCTCTACATTGCATGATCAAAATCGACAATCTCccctgtgtgtgtgtgattagGGTGTTGATAATTTGAGACTGTTTAAAGTACCAACAaaatcaactatatatatatatataaatatatagattatGCCATGTGTTTAAAGAATAAGTTTTAATACCaatgaatttattaaaatgagtttGATTCGACACCATCTAATTCATTGATGGAGAGGATTTAAATCCCACTTTGTATACCCATCACCATTAGTTAGTGCATAGGCatatatggttttgtttctttgcttttttttaaaaaaaaaaaaaaatcttcctaCATAAATGTTTTAGATAAGTACTAAGGAATCTTCATGTGTAACATGAGCCCAACTCGTTTCCCACCTTCGAGGGAAGGTATTGTGTGATGCTAATTTAACATTTTGTTGCTcttgttacaaaaaataaaaaaacatctAAGACACTGAGAAACCCTTGCTAAACCCTATACAAGAATCCCATCAACCCTTTTCACCCTTACTTTAAGATGTGTACGGAAAATCACCAACAAGGCATCTTGATCTTACGACCTTCGATTCGAGAACACGCTAATACTCTATTCTAGTTGGGCTATTACTCTCGTGATCATAAGCAATAGATTTCACATACTATACTCCTGGTGCACATACACACTTAACTTAAACTTTCAACATGAAAAATGCATTGTAATGGTCTCATAGAGAtctaaatattaattagaatgaagatttttttctctttgttggtTCATCTGTTTGCATTCTTCAAATTTTCAGGGGCTACTACAGATGCAGCAGCTCCAAGGGTTGCTCAGCAAGGAAGCAAGTGGAGCGGAGCCGGACAGATCCAAACATGCTAGTCATCACCTACACTTCGGAGCACAATCATCCATGGCCAACCCAGAGAAACGTTCTGGCAGGCTCCACTCGATCCCAACCAGCCAAAAGCAATGCAGCTTCCAAGAATTTACCAGGTTCTGTTAACAAATACAACATTTCCTTTTATACGTACATATTCTCCtatgttttgtatatatattttctatattaaaataGAATCCCGTAATTAATAAATGTGGACAATTCCATATTCTAATGTATGTTTTCCTATGAATTTGTgtatgttttctttattttcattattaaaatCCATGTATATTTAGTTGAAGgtattaaaaatatacattctTCAATGTATTTATTTCCACAGGTTCTGAAGGAACAGGCTGcaccaaggaagaagaaaaggaaagcaaCAATGATAACATGTCATGCTCGCCTTCCATTATCACCGAAAGCTCAACAACAAATGTGAAGGAGGAGATGGAAGAGCTTGAAGCCCAAATGGACATGGATGATGAAGGTGGATTCAGTGGAGGGTTTAACCCATTATTTGAAGGGCCTGCTAATCATTTGCAGTGTGAGGATTTCTTTGCGGATTTGGGCGAGCTGTTAGAGGTTGAACCAGTAAATCTCTTGTTCGGCCAGCAGGGATTCTCAGAAGACGAGGAGAGGGAGAACAAGAGCTTGGACCCAAGCAATATCTATTGCGGCTGGAAAAGTAGCAACTACACAGCATTTGGCGATCAACCTGGGACTGGGAGGGGTCTATAACAGGACCTTCAatgcaaaaaatcaaaattgccACGGAGTTAATTGCTTGCTCATGCTGCAATTTCATTCACTCAAGTTCATGTTGAAAACCTTGCCTAGCTAGCTATTCTGGTAATAATACTTCTCCGCTTAGTGAAAAATGATTTCTTCTTTAACGTCTTATTGGTATAGTGTATGTGTCTTGACCTCAGTAAACTTGTAATTTGTATGTATAAGTTTACATGTGTAAAGCACCATCAAATCACAAAAGATCTAAAAAGAGTTGCGTACAAGACTTTAacaatgtgatttttttttttttttgacaaacaAATCCAACCATATACCACGTAACCTACCACCTGGCATTTTTTGTGAACCAATTTCTCGATTTTTTTACCTGAAAATCAGGAATATGAGAAAAGCAAGTAGGAAGCGAGAGCATGGTTTCTTGAGGGGAGGGAACGATGGGTGTCTTGTTCCTTTGCGGAATGGGAATTGGTGGATGGGACAGAAAGCTGGGGGAACAGAAGCTGCAACAGTATAAGCAAGCACATCTATCGGACATGAATTGAAAGCTCATGGAGGAGATTGATGTAATAGATGGGACTCTTTTTATCATGTTTCAGAGtgggaaaaattatttattcatcaCTGGGCCCCCTGTCATGTTTGTTCATTTCAAACCAACAAAATGTTTTTTGGGATGCCCAACTTGCCGGCATTTGCTGTTcggttttataatttttattaggaaagataaatttaaatttaatttataataattatgaaagaaataaattcGAATTTGAGAATTCAGATCAGCCATCAGCCACCAGCCACCAGATCTTATTGACCATTGAGACAACCTATGACACAACCTAAGAGACGACAAAATGTTGTGTGCTCTCTGACTTAGTGTGTTCATTAGCTAAGAAAAGTGCCATGCATGAGTAATTACAGGCAATAAGCACCTCTGTAGTTaaggtttcttattttttcttttcacttttagttatatatattatcaactaattaattaggTAAAGAATTCCTCCACAATTAATTAGGTCGGTAATCTATAATCTTCGATAAGCATATATCAACTTATTCATGGCACCATATAGCAAACTGAAGTGTTATTCTATATAGCACCTTTTTCTAATTCATgagataaattttgaattttatatttatggaCAATGATATTCAGGTTGATCGAGTTGCCATAAATAATCAGCTTTATTGtcattgttgtttatttttatttctgaaAGCAAAGAGatcaatacaatttttttattaaacatttGGATCCTGTTATTTTTGAagccaaagaaaaataaatggagaTTGGATTATtgcttaaatatatataaatcatattaCGCTGGTAACTAATTATACAAGTTCAATCATCTTACTGGAACTTGTATTTCAAATGGGTCTGGTGGGATTGTTGTTGTATTGGTGTTATTTCGTtaattatttatctaatttCTTGTTGGCTTTGTTGTTTATCATTTTAGCGCCAATTTATCGTCGGTTTTGggtaattgtatttttatctgTGCTTtagtcaattatattttaatgacTTTATTTAATGGAGTAATTAGTCGTGTTTTATTGGATTGTAATGTACTGCATCATGtagtataaaaagaaaagaatcaaTTCATACATATTAATTTCCTAAGACATGGGAGAATATTCGaaatttcaaaaccaaaaattgtTGCGACAATTAATAATGGGTTTATTCCAATCATGACCCATTTTAAGGTATAGTAATGACACGTGTTATGATGGCCTCACAtcatgaacatatatatatacacacacccaCACTCACAAATAACTTACTTGGATAGAACAGTGAACCTAATTAATATTTCTGCCAAAACCATAGATAGATAGATTGATAGATCCCGCTGTCTCTGTTAAAACATTTTCACACACCGTTGAATTGTAGCCACCTGTTTTGGAGCTAATGGGGGATGGGGTTCCTCATCTTTGATTGATGGAACTAGCTTAGCTAGGAGCCATTATACATATACAACTGAGTTTGTTGGACGCACTGTAGTTTATGATTTGgaataagaaagaagaattAATTGGGCAACAGAGAACAAAATTACGTACGTGACAGATGGCCTCCCAAAGCAAACAGTGGGTAGAAAATGTTAAAAGGGCATTTCATACCCCCAACttagtttaatttgattatctAGTCATGACCTAGCTATATATTAATTGGGTTGGTGTgcactatatataatataattttggataTATATAGTCTGTTTATATTCATATGTCAGGATGGTCTCATGCAattaaatatagatatatttttttggtcttctgattaagaaaagaaatactttattcaaattaattaattaaatgaagcCTCGAAATAGCAGCATTTGCTTTGCGTCTATGCTTTTTTAAGCTGCaataattcttttgtttttggttcttggcatcttaattaatttccaataaaaacagttgatgtTGAGTGTCTGGTCAAAAGCTAATCATAAGTGGGGTTCCAAAATTCATGTTACCACATTATCCACTGGACTTCTAGTGCTCTTAATTTGTTCTCGAATCTTAATTGGCTTTAGGGATCCCTTACTGTCatgtgaaaattatatatttgtattcttcttctggatatatatatatataggtttggaAACAAATTAAGAAAGATTTGGTAGCAGTTTTCTACTCTCCTCATCACTTAAGGCTGGCATATATTACTGTGTCCATAAACTGTTATTTGAGGGAGGCGGGTGGTTAGgcagaaaatatttaatgtaacAGTGATTTAACTtcccaataataataataataaaaataataatattttgcatatccacaaattaaaatgatttttaaaataaattaatcatctagaattttttgataaatttcaaaaataaaaatagagaagtTGAGCCTACAGTTTGTGTACTCTCCATCTCCATAAATGCGTTATTACTAAGATTAGTACAACTAAACtgtctttcaaaattaatttaattagaaatagAATTTATCTCTTTACTTATTTTCGTTTATTGGTGATTTGTTcacatgaaaaatattattaaactaTGATATATCCATCTGGGATTCATTTTCCTGTTGAGGATTGGGAGATGGCGTTGGATTTGGGCCCATAGCCCATCAGATCTATGTTGTTGTGCTTGGTCACAACTCAAGTGGCCCTTATGGCCCAATATCTTTTGATCTGATTTGATGGCAAcgaatgaaaattgaaaagatgtCCATTTTATGATGCCCATTTTTCACCAGAGCCCATGGCTACAGTAAGGCCCataacttctctctctctctctctacgtgtatatatatatatatatatatatatattaaatgctAATTATGatgtgtaataaaaatatatggatttgtatttttgttttttttttttttttggttgagttTGCTAGGTATGGATTAATTGGTGGGACACACAAGTATAGGGGGCAAAGTTGCAACGGGCATATGTGAAATGAATGCGGGACACACGAGAGAGGCAGGTGGTGGCGCATGTGGAAGGTTTGGCAATGCGACAAAGATTTGCGCGTTCACATAATATATATCACCCTCCAACTTAAGTCTCAGGCCCACCGCCACAATCACCCAAACCGTTAATCAGCGGCGCCGACTCGCCTGCTCCTCCATCCTCCCCCTCCCCTCCACAATTATTGTTTCATACGCTacacaatgaaaaagaaaaatgttatttgaataatagtttcatatttttaatgattatgttaatgtattatattttatatcatatttatatatgcgTGTTATTAAAAGTGTCGTTCGATTAATTTCATCAAAGTTTTAGGACAGACTTATTGATGTAAGTATAAATCCTATATGGATAAGGATTTTGCACAATCCAACATATGTAATTCATCCATAATTAGCTATACATGCCCccactgattagtggttaattttgtaaaaattttgttataattataacattcttttgatcttaaaaattgCTTAAagtagatattaatatatattttatggttatatgcaagtttaaatcgaaaaatgaatgaaatgaagttctaaagtaaaatttaaaaataataataagaagaagaatatatcaaattatatataatacatatacatcattatatgtatggatgtaatatatatatataatataatctaatatatatatatgtgccatgtgtaatatatatatataatataatttattaataatattaaattattattatttattttaggaatgaagaattcaagtccatgaagaattcaaatccatgaagaatttaaactcatgaagaattcaaagcccatgaagaattcaagcccatgaagaattcaaatccatgaagaattaaagtccacgaagaattaaagtccacgaagaattaaggcccaaagattatttttaatcctaatgaaaattaaaaaaccaatttatagaaatctatttttatttttaa is from Diospyros lotus cultivar Yz01 chromosome 2, ASM1463336v1, whole genome shotgun sequence and encodes:
- the LOC127795345 gene encoding probable WRKY transcription factor 14 translates to MCSYFQHRMENHQGDLTDIVRAAASAAAAGGGSLSIPTTNWQFPVDPIISPSGLEELLPEDFGNPFSNMRDPILQGVDLASSGLLNNISSEDSESFGCGGGFLSEKIKLPVPPRDMPVPPRGITASPVLPNSTIGSNTTKTRLVQSTDFQISSPPITGAKRRKNQAKKVVCVPAPAPAPAPAHNRPGGEVVPSDLWAWRKYGQKPIKGSPYPRGYYRCSSSKGCSARKQVERSRTDPNMLVITYTSEHNHPWPTQRNVLAGSTRSQPAKSNAASKNLPGSEGTGCTKEEEKESNNDNMSCSPSIITESSTTNVKEEMEELEAQMDMDDEGGFSGGFNPLFEGPANHLQCEDFFADLGELLEVEPVNLLFGQQGFSEDEERENKSLDPSNIYCGWKSSNYTAFGDQPGTGRGL